In one Chloroflexota bacterium genomic region, the following are encoded:
- a CDS encoding ASCH domain-containing protein: protein MRALSLRQPWASMVADGRKTIETRTWRTNYRGPLAIHASARPHDDLPTGGIIAIARLYDCRLMEAADEDAACIALHEGAYAWLLADVQPVELIPCKGMLGLWTPSDEIERLAEIRVGVRFSRNHLIA from the coding sequence ATAAGGGCGCTTTCGCTGCGGCAACCTTGGGCGAGCATGGTCGCGGACGGGCGCAAGACCATCGAGACGCGCACTTGGCGCACGAACTATCGCGGTCCACTCGCTATCCACGCCAGCGCGCGCCCTCATGATGATCTTCCTACCGGCGGCATCATCGCCATTGCGCGGCTGTACGACTGCCGCCTAATGGAAGCCGCCGATGAGGACGCGGCATGCATTGCGCTTCACGAAGGCGCGTATGCGTGGCTGCTCGCGGATGTGCAACCCGTCGAGCTGATACCGTGCAAGGGCATGCTGGGCTTGTGGACGCCTTCGGATGAAATTGAGAGACTTGCAGAAATCAGAGTAGGTGTCAGATTCTCCAGAAATCACCTAATTGCCTGA